Proteins encoded by one window of Dietzia sp. B32:
- a CDS encoding creatininase family protein has protein sequence MGGVIGPQRRYSELTTVEAGRVGSGDPVAVIPAGAIEPHGPHLPLATDLLVAEHVAAHAVAAAAEAGVDAWLMPALGYTKSDEHANLTGALWISGETLMREVVELGSALRASGFTRVLFVNCHGGNSALLEVALRELRRRFGLRTFLYAGRAVPGPTELGMGIHAGWAETSMMLHLHPELVDMTAAEARVPAGIAECQHIGFTGPVRFGWLADDLSDTGVIGDPTGADAVIGRRLVADHVETVAAALAEIEEFDPARRVTAAATVTAPAAPAAAAGGAP, from the coding sequence GTGGGAGGCGTGATCGGGCCGCAGCGGCGGTACTCCGAACTCACGACCGTCGAGGCGGGCCGGGTCGGATCCGGTGACCCCGTCGCCGTCATCCCGGCCGGCGCGATCGAACCCCACGGTCCGCACCTGCCACTGGCCACCGACCTTCTGGTCGCCGAGCACGTGGCTGCCCACGCGGTGGCCGCCGCGGCGGAGGCGGGCGTCGACGCCTGGCTCATGCCGGCGCTGGGGTACACGAAGAGTGATGAGCACGCCAACCTCACCGGGGCGTTGTGGATCTCCGGGGAAACGCTGATGCGCGAGGTGGTCGAGCTCGGCTCGGCGCTGCGGGCCAGCGGGTTCACCCGGGTGCTGTTCGTCAACTGCCACGGCGGCAACTCGGCGCTGCTCGAGGTGGCGCTGCGCGAACTGCGCCGCCGCTTCGGACTGCGCACCTTCCTCTACGCCGGGCGCGCGGTCCCGGGCCCCACCGAACTGGGGATGGGCATCCACGCCGGGTGGGCGGAGACGTCGATGATGCTCCACCTGCACCCCGAGCTCGTCGACATGACGGCGGCCGAGGCGAGGGTCCCGGCCGGGATCGCGGAGTGTCAGCACATCGGGTTCACCGGCCCCGTGAGGTTCGGCTGGCTGGCCGACGACCTGTCCGACACCGGGGTGATCGGCGACCCCACCGGGGCCGACGCCGTGATCGGCCGCCGGTTGGTGGCCGATCACGTGGAGACCGTGGCCGCCGCGCTCGCGGAGATCGAGGAGTTCGACCCGGCGCGCAGGGTGACCGCCGCCGCCACCGTGACCGCCCCGGCCGCCCCGGCCGCCGCGGCA
- a CDS encoding FAD-binding oxidoreductase: MTATSTAPATPTGSTDSAADVPGLVDDLLELLGPEAVHTDDRALDKASVDGSYLSPILRAQWPIGRPEVVCRPTDVEQVPAVVRAAVRRRVPITSRGKGTGNYGQVVPLHGGLVLDLTALRGVDHVDTEAGVVTAEAGVRMLTLEKRLASHYDSQLWMYPSTVQSTLGGFLAGGSAGTGTIVHGRNHQGFVEALDVVFADENAEIVHLEGADAQPFVHTYGVAGIIVRATVRIEPLQDWRCVYASFDDHHDAFAAVRRVHLVEPAPRLCSADGAHVASCLPADEAIPAGRASLRAIVDAAAVDEVWAIIDGAGGVVEAVRSGVNETIKVSTLSYNHPTHWLQKAEPDTWFHMECQGDALVERLDEVEAVYPGGTLHLEAGHGRMFGMLNGHYTSPEAAYAGVPVLEELGVRVHSPHQYRVDHDTEAVRALAARTDPYGLLNPGRWEA, from the coding sequence GTGACCGCGACCTCCACCGCACCCGCCACTCCCACCGGCTCGACAGACTCGGCCGCAGACGTCCCCGGCCTGGTCGACGACCTGCTCGAGCTGCTCGGCCCCGAAGCCGTGCACACCGACGACCGCGCCCTGGACAAGGCATCGGTGGACGGGTCCTACCTCAGCCCGATCCTGCGGGCGCAGTGGCCGATCGGCCGGCCCGAGGTGGTGTGTCGGCCGACGGACGTGGAGCAGGTCCCCGCCGTGGTCCGGGCGGCCGTGCGGCGCCGGGTGCCCATCACCTCCCGGGGCAAGGGCACCGGCAACTACGGCCAGGTGGTCCCACTGCACGGCGGACTGGTCCTGGACCTGACCGCCCTGCGCGGGGTCGACCACGTGGACACGGAGGCGGGTGTGGTCACCGCGGAGGCCGGGGTCCGCATGCTGACCCTGGAGAAGCGGCTCGCCTCCCATTACGACAGCCAGCTGTGGATGTACCCGTCCACCGTGCAGTCGACGCTCGGCGGGTTCCTCGCCGGGGGGTCGGCGGGCACCGGGACGATCGTGCACGGTCGCAACCACCAGGGGTTCGTCGAGGCGCTCGACGTGGTCTTCGCCGACGAGAACGCCGAGATCGTGCACCTGGAGGGCGCCGACGCCCAGCCGTTCGTCCACACCTACGGGGTCGCCGGGATCATCGTGCGCGCCACGGTGCGGATCGAGCCGCTGCAGGACTGGCGCTGCGTGTACGCGAGTTTCGACGACCACCACGACGCGTTCGCGGCGGTGCGTCGGGTCCACCTCGTCGAACCCGCGCCGCGCCTGTGCTCGGCGGACGGCGCCCACGTGGCCTCGTGTCTGCCCGCCGACGAGGCCATCCCCGCCGGCCGGGCGAGCCTGCGGGCGATCGTCGACGCCGCCGCGGTGGACGAGGTCTGGGCGATCATCGACGGTGCAGGAGGAGTGGTCGAGGCGGTCCGGAGCGGCGTCAACGAGACGATCAAGGTCTCGACGCTGTCCTACAACCACCCCACGCACTGGCTGCAGAAGGCCGAACCCGACACCTGGTTCCACATGGAGTGCCAGGGCGACGCCCTGGTGGAACGCCTCGACGAGGTGGAGGCCGTGTACCCCGGCGGGACCCTGCACCTGGAGGCGGGACACGGGCGGATGTTCGGGATGCTCAACGGTCACTACACCTCGCCGGAGGCCGCGTACGCGGGTGTGCCGGTGCTGGAGGAGCTGGGGGTGCGCGTGCACTCGCCGCACCAGTACCGCGTGGACCACGACACCGAGGCAGTCCGAGCGCTCGCGGCCCGCACCGACCCGTATGGCCTGCTCAACCCCGGGCGGTGGGAGGCGTGA